From one Flavobacterium sp. N502536 genomic stretch:
- a CDS encoding VOC family protein, translated as MENNNEIIVSDFFNMEYDFVEYYVGMAKMVVFWHVKALGFEVIAYAGPETGVLDRCSYYIVKNDIKLVITSASQPSSYKIVSFVDLHGNGIKRMAINVDNVKDFFARAMKNGAIPVEHPHLTSDENGFVEQASLKMFDDNEIVLVNYDNYNGDFLPGYKNVQSEWNFEGEDTGLQKIDHVACALRLNEINLWEKYFNNIFLSKTVVEFDERKVKGEKKIGMLLKVLQSGNKSINNVLVEPEHGVKNQVQLFIDQNYGTGIQHIAFESNNIIKSVKALRESGVKFTRYPDSYYEKLAAKYPELDVEPLKKHGILCDVLEGALLFQIFTTPIGDRATFFYEIVQRVNDYQGFGLDNIYALFEAMEEELTLSNKI; from the coding sequence ATGGAAAACAACAATGAAATTATCGTATCTGATTTTTTTAATATGGAGTATGATTTTGTCGAGTATTACGTAGGTATGGCCAAGATGGTCGTATTCTGGCACGTGAAAGCATTAGGTTTTGAAGTTATCGCTTATGCGGGGCCGGAAACGGGTGTTTTAGACAGATGTTCGTACTATATCGTTAAAAATGATATCAAACTGGTGATCACTTCTGCATCACAGCCCAGCTCTTACAAAATAGTTTCGTTTGTTGACCTTCATGGAAACGGTATCAAGCGAATGGCCATAAACGTTGATAATGTGAAGGACTTTTTTGCAAGAGCTATGAAAAACGGAGCGATACCGGTAGAGCATCCGCATTTAACATCGGATGAAAATGGTTTTGTAGAACAGGCGTCTTTAAAAATGTTTGATGACAACGAAATCGTATTGGTCAACTATGACAATTACAACGGAGATTTTCTTCCGGGATATAAAAACGTACAGAGCGAATGGAATTTTGAAGGAGAAGATACCGGCTTGCAAAAAATTGACCATGTGGCCTGTGCTTTAAGACTTAATGAAATCAATCTTTGGGAAAAGTATTTTAACAACATCTTCCTTTCGAAAACGGTAGTCGAATTTGACGAAAGAAAAGTGAAAGGCGAAAAGAAAATCGGGATGTTATTGAAAGTGCTACAATCGGGTAACAAAAGCATCAATAACGTTTTGGTTGAACCGGAACATGGGGTAAAAAACCAGGTACAATTGTTTATCGATCAAAACTACGGAACAGGGATACAGCATATCGCTTTTGAATCCAACAACATCATTAAATCGGTGAAAGCACTGAGAGAGTCTGGTGTGAAATTTACCAGATACCCGGATTCTTACTACGAAAAACTAGCAGCAAAATATCCTGAATTGGATGTAGAACCATTAAAAAAGCACGGAATCTTATGTGATGTTTTGGAAGGAGCCTTACTCTTCCAGATCTTCACCACTCCGATAGGCGACAGAGCTACATTTTTTTATGAAATTGTACAAAGAGTTAATGATTATCAGGGATTTGGCTTAGACAACATCTATGCGCTGTTTGAAGCAATGGAAGAAGAATTAACGCTTTCAAATAAAATATAA
- a CDS encoding PLP-dependent aminotransferase family protein, producing MLENLGQYNRTKGIINEEVAKYLSVDEAIKANPEDILITVGAQEAIAIGITTLCNRENDVILVEDPAYIGVTHFAKINDYAIDTIPVISDESSIQAIEEKILDYQEKGKKVKIVYVIPDFQNPTGNSMSLTNRHRLLELARVYDFVLFEDNAYGDFYYENAKMPTLKSLDQNNSVIYLRSLSKTIYPSLRLCLMVVTQKVKVNEKSIALSDLMAKTKGYVTVNTPSIMQAMFGGLLLKNAFSLETLNTEKRAGMKEKRNQLLESLSHFFNKETHFWAENISWNLPAGGFFLILKVPFRVTKQDVIACAETNKVIFTPMSFFYMNQGGENELRLAFSNVTREEIKNGIERLSEFIKSKVTNQ from the coding sequence GTGTTAGAAAATTTGGGGCAGTACAACCGAACTAAAGGCATCATCAATGAAGAAGTAGCAAAATATTTATCAGTTGATGAAGCCATAAAAGCAAACCCAGAAGATATCCTCATAACGGTAGGCGCACAAGAAGCAATCGCCATTGGAATCACGACTTTATGCAACCGCGAAAATGATGTGATTTTGGTCGAAGATCCGGCTTATATCGGGGTAACACATTTTGCTAAAATCAATGATTATGCGATTGATACCATTCCTGTTATATCCGATGAATCCTCCATACAGGCAATCGAAGAAAAAATACTGGACTATCAGGAAAAAGGCAAAAAAGTAAAAATTGTCTATGTCATCCCCGATTTTCAGAACCCTACAGGAAACAGCATGTCTTTAACCAACAGACATCGTCTTTTAGAGTTGGCCCGTGTGTATGATTTTGTGCTTTTCGAAGACAATGCCTATGGCGATTTTTATTATGAAAATGCTAAAATGCCCACCTTAAAATCATTGGATCAAAACAACAGTGTGATCTATTTGCGATCGCTTTCCAAAACCATATATCCTTCCTTACGCCTGTGTTTAATGGTGGTCACACAAAAAGTGAAAGTAAACGAAAAAAGTATAGCCCTAAGCGATTTAATGGCCAAAACAAAAGGATATGTCACCGTAAACACCCCATCGATCATGCAGGCCATGTTTGGCGGTTTGTTATTGAAAAATGCATTTTCGCTTGAAACTTTAAATACAGAAAAGAGGGCCGGGATGAAAGAAAAAAGGAACCAGCTTTTAGAAAGTCTGAGTCATTTTTTCAATAAGGAAACCCATTTTTGGGCCGAAAATATCAGTTGGAATCTGCCAGCCGGAGGTTTCTTCCTGATCCTTAAAGTGCCTTTCAGAGTAACAAAACAAGACGTTATTGCCTGTGCAGAAACGAATAAAGTCATTTTTACCCCCATGTCTTTTTTCTACATGAACCAGGGAGGCGAAAACGAATTGCGACTGGCTTTTAGTAATGTCACCCGGGAAGAGATAAAAAACGGAATTGAAAGATTGTCTGAGTTCATCAAATCAAAAGTAACTAACCAATAA
- a CDS encoding MupA/Atu3671 family FMN-dependent luciferase-like monooxygenase, producing the protein MNTLQFLNYLAEENISVQLADDNLAISYTAEEISEAVLQQIKVRKAEIVDYLKQQQQQENKTEASIPLAPADLKYYPLTPSQTRSWIVSHNWGDNYAYNMSKSFQFEGELDRAALEKASQKLISRHESLRTVFAENESGEICQWIKSTEELNFKISHIDFRGQDTSEERLVKFMKEERGIPFELQIGPLFKFYLIRLENDKWLFYIIIHHIICDSRSFNILMRDLFFFYKAEVLQTEDFLPALRIQYKDVAVWKSKRFETIDLSKEKAYWINQLGGELPLLQLPEDYARPAVRNSEVGMLRRLINVESVKPFKAYCRNEGGTLFTGLMTLFNLLFYKFSEQKDIILGFPVYGRDFSELEEQIGFYADTIALRTRFEGHHTFKELFNIVNTNAFNAYENREYPFEEIVNQLQVERDPGRNTIFDVFVVLQNFDSHSLEHDFLPGGLKVAEFAELKEGYSAYDLTFNFAESKEGNLFYEIEYNSRIYREETIKRLADHLEYLMTKTITDDSVAISVLESIDPVEHKKITAWSRNESGTVLAEESADDSHGTLDFGLYYFGNTGTEENQYEILMVGAAYADLNGYSAIWTPERHFNDFGGPFPNPSVLGAALAARTKNVGIRSGSVVAGLHHPIRIAEEWSVVDNISGGRAGICFASGWNANDFVFYPENFKDRKKVLIQTIEDVRSLWKGNSVNFKGIDAIEKSFKILPKPVRKDLPVWIACTANVETYQKAGEIGAGILTGLLNSGFADLEEKIAVYRKAYQQHNHKKGGDRVVLMLHTYLDETVEEAQEKARPSMKKYLLKSLEMSGKDVLESGNDPVLKSITDQSVEELLDFSVTKYFKESSLIGTVESSFPILHKAVQAGVDEIACLIDFGIDKTSALEGLPRITKLKDSFNALKKEGNEAQNEGQNKNTEQSVAALFKEQYLLHPTKTAVSDSTTSLSYEALYQKAENLARHLQSKGAGKGTIIPLCINRSADQLVGILGIMMAGAAFLPIDSTYPKQRITRIIAKVNPELVVAQKENLHLFSAEIEKIDINKIPDTSENSFETVTLNPNDLAYVIFTSGSTGEPKGVMIHHGSFSNVMVSLVQKLALEATTKFVAVTPLIFDISLLEIFLPLTVGGQVVLTNEQESNDIYQLNDFLKKNTVSHMLTTPTRWKMLLDTGWKNTEKLVVLAAGEDLEQQLKNKLVQLSGTGIWNLYGPTETAIISSVQFLQQDDLVNIGRPIDKTALYVLSEEKRLMPEGAVGELYIAGSGLASGYFKDKLLSEAAFVPNTIDPEMGALLYKTGDLVKWLPDGTLKYLGRKSSQIKIRGYRIDLKEIENTIEQHPAVKEAIVLLNAAENGEKELTGYLKSDEEIDFTALREFLKNDLPDYMIPENFIRIKEIPVTVNGKADTKKLRLLKNDKTTVQRTFVAARNETESKLTEIWKALLKLEEISVNDNFFFLGGSSLKLAKMKNEIYKQFGVTPTALTLLHNLTITSFAVEIEKIITQTEELDEVEYEKFNI; encoded by the coding sequence ATGAATACACTACAGTTCCTGAATTATCTAGCAGAAGAAAATATTAGCGTTCAATTAGCTGATGATAATCTGGCCATTTCGTATACAGCTGAAGAAATTTCAGAGGCCGTTTTACAGCAAATAAAAGTGCGTAAAGCTGAAATTGTTGACTATTTAAAACAACAACAGCAGCAGGAAAACAAAACGGAAGCAAGCATACCTTTGGCACCAGCGGATCTTAAGTATTATCCACTGACGCCTTCGCAGACAAGATCATGGATTGTAAGTCACAACTGGGGCGACAACTATGCCTACAACATGTCTAAAAGTTTTCAGTTTGAAGGAGAATTGGACAGAGCGGCACTTGAGAAAGCCAGCCAGAAATTGATTTCCAGACACGAAAGTCTTAGAACTGTTTTTGCCGAAAATGAAAGTGGTGAAATATGCCAATGGATTAAAAGCACCGAAGAACTAAATTTTAAAATCAGTCACATTGATTTCAGAGGTCAGGACACCTCCGAAGAAAGATTAGTCAAGTTCATGAAAGAGGAAAGGGGAATCCCTTTTGAGTTACAAATCGGCCCTTTATTCAAGTTTTACTTAATTCGTTTAGAGAACGATAAATGGTTGTTTTACATCATCATCCACCATATTATTTGCGATAGCAGGTCGTTTAACATACTGATGCGGGATTTATTCTTTTTTTATAAAGCCGAAGTATTGCAGACCGAGGATTTCTTACCGGCGCTCAGAATTCAATATAAAGATGTGGCGGTATGGAAAAGCAAGCGTTTTGAGACGATCGATTTAAGCAAAGAAAAAGCCTATTGGATCAACCAGCTGGGCGGTGAATTGCCTTTACTTCAGTTGCCGGAAGACTATGCGAGACCCGCAGTCAGAAACTCAGAAGTGGGGATGCTAAGACGTTTAATCAATGTCGAATCGGTAAAACCGTTTAAGGCCTATTGCCGAAACGAAGGCGGAACCTTGTTTACCGGATTGATGACTTTGTTTAATTTGTTGTTTTACAAGTTTAGCGAACAGAAAGACATTATTCTTGGATTTCCGGTTTACGGCAGAGATTTTTCTGAACTAGAGGAACAGATCGGTTTTTATGCCGATACAATAGCGTTGCGAACCCGTTTTGAGGGCCACCATACGTTTAAGGAACTGTTCAATATTGTGAATACCAATGCCTTCAACGCCTACGAAAACAGAGAATATCCTTTTGAAGAAATCGTAAATCAGCTTCAGGTAGAAAGAGATCCGGGCAGAAACACCATATTTGATGTATTTGTGGTCCTGCAAAACTTTGACTCCCATTCTTTAGAACATGATTTTCTTCCGGGGGGATTAAAAGTGGCTGAATTTGCTGAGCTTAAGGAAGGCTACTCCGCCTATGATCTTACTTTTAATTTTGCGGAATCAAAAGAAGGAAACCTTTTTTATGAAATCGAATACAACTCCCGAATCTATCGCGAAGAAACCATCAAACGTCTGGCCGATCATTTGGAGTATTTAATGACGAAAACCATCACCGACGATAGTGTTGCGATAAGCGTTCTGGAAAGTATCGATCCTGTTGAACATAAAAAAATTACCGCATGGAGCAGAAATGAATCAGGTACTGTTTTGGCAGAGGAATCAGCTGATGATAGTCACGGAACGTTAGATTTCGGACTTTATTATTTTGGAAATACCGGAACCGAAGAAAACCAGTACGAAATACTAATGGTAGGAGCGGCTTACGCAGATCTGAATGGTTATAGCGCGATTTGGACACCCGAACGTCATTTTAATGATTTTGGCGGACCTTTTCCGAATCCGAGTGTTTTAGGGGCGGCATTAGCAGCAAGAACTAAAAATGTAGGTATCCGGTCAGGAAGCGTAGTGGCAGGACTTCACCATCCTATCCGAATAGCGGAAGAATGGTCGGTAGTTGATAATATTTCGGGAGGAAGAGCAGGTATTTGTTTTGCCTCGGGATGGAACGCGAATGACTTTGTTTTTTATCCTGAAAATTTTAAAGACCGAAAAAAGGTTTTAATCCAAACCATAGAAGATGTTCGTTCGCTTTGGAAAGGGAATTCGGTAAATTTTAAAGGAATTGACGCTATCGAAAAATCTTTTAAAATATTGCCAAAGCCCGTGCGTAAAGATCTTCCTGTTTGGATTGCCTGTACAGCAAATGTAGAAACCTATCAAAAAGCAGGTGAAATAGGAGCCGGAATTTTAACCGGATTGTTGAATAGCGGATTTGCAGATTTAGAAGAAAAAATTGCGGTATACCGAAAGGCCTACCAACAGCACAATCATAAAAAAGGTGGCGACAGAGTGGTACTCATGTTACACACTTACCTGGATGAAACGGTAGAAGAAGCACAGGAAAAAGCAAGACCTTCTATGAAAAAATATTTGCTAAAGTCTCTTGAAATGAGTGGCAAAGATGTTTTAGAAAGCGGAAATGATCCTGTACTTAAAAGCATAACGGATCAATCCGTTGAAGAATTGTTAGATTTTTCGGTTACCAAATATTTTAAAGAAAGCAGCCTTATCGGGACTGTAGAAAGCAGTTTTCCAATACTCCATAAAGCGGTACAAGCAGGAGTTGATGAGATCGCATGTTTGATCGATTTTGGTATTGATAAAACCAGTGCGCTTGAGGGATTGCCGCGAATTACGAAATTAAAAGATTCTTTTAATGCGCTAAAAAAAGAGGGGAATGAAGCCCAAAACGAGGGGCAAAATAAAAATACAGAGCAGTCGGTAGCAGCGCTTTTTAAAGAACAATATCTTTTGCATCCTACTAAGACTGCCGTTTCCGATAGCACGACTTCACTATCTTATGAAGCGTTGTATCAAAAAGCAGAAAATCTGGCCCGACATTTACAATCAAAAGGAGCGGGCAAAGGCACGATCATTCCATTGTGCATCAACCGTTCTGCCGATCAGTTAGTAGGTATTTTGGGGATTATGATGGCCGGAGCAGCTTTTTTACCCATTGATTCCACTTATCCAAAACAAAGAATTACCCGAATTATAGCCAAAGTAAACCCTGAATTGGTGGTGGCTCAAAAAGAGAACCTGCATCTTTTTTCTGCGGAAATAGAGAAAATCGATATTAATAAAATTCCTGATACCTCAGAGAATAGTTTCGAAACTGTAACCCTAAATCCGAATGATCTGGCTTATGTCATTTTTACTTCCGGATCAACAGGAGAGCCAAAAGGCGTAATGATCCATCACGGCTCATTTAGTAATGTAATGGTTTCATTAGTTCAAAAGCTGGCCTTAGAGGCTACAACAAAGTTTGTGGCGGTAACTCCTTTGATCTTTGACATTTCACTATTGGAAATTTTTCTGCCGTTAACCGTTGGAGGACAGGTTGTACTGACCAACGAACAGGAGTCAAATGACATTTACCAGCTGAATGATTTTCTGAAAAAAAATACAGTAAGTCATATGCTTACCACACCTACAAGATGGAAAATGCTTTTGGATACAGGCTGGAAAAACACAGAAAAGCTTGTTGTGCTGGCCGCAGGAGAAGATTTGGAGCAACAGCTGAAAAACAAACTGGTACAGCTAAGCGGTACAGGAATCTGGAATCTTTATGGGCCAACAGAAACCGCAATCATTTCAAGTGTACAATTTCTGCAACAGGACGATCTTGTAAACATTGGAAGACCTATAGACAAAACGGCATTGTATGTTTTGTCGGAAGAAAAAAGGCTAATGCCCGAAGGTGCTGTTGGAGAGCTTTACATCGCAGGAAGCGGACTTGCATCGGGGTATTTTAAAGATAAATTGCTTTCAGAAGCAGCGTTTGTTCCGAATACTATCGATCCTGAAATGGGGGCTTTACTCTACAAAACAGGCGATTTAGTAAAATGGCTGCCAGACGGAACCTTGAAATACCTAGGCCGAAAAAGCAGTCAGATCAAAATAAGAGGCTATCGTATTGATTTGAAAGAAATCGAAAATACAATAGAGCAGCATCCGGCAGTAAAAGAAGCAATAGTGTTATTGAACGCAGCTGAAAACGGAGAGAAAGAACTTACCGGATACCTTAAAAGTGATGAAGAAATAGACTTTACAGCCTTAAGAGAATTCCTGAAAAACGATTTACCCGACTACATGATTCCTGAAAACTTTATTCGCATAAAGGAAATTCCGGTAACGGTAAACGGTAAAGCAGATACCAAAAAATTACGTCTGCTTAAAAATGATAAAACAACTGTGCAAAGAACTTTTGTAGCTGCCAGAAATGAAACAGAAAGCAAGCTTACCGAGATCTGGAAAGCGCTGTTAAAACTTGAAGAAATAAGCGTCAACGATAATTTCTTTTTTCTGGGAGGAAGCAGTTTAAAGCTGGCAAAAATGAAAAACGAGATTTACAAACAGTTTGGGGTAACGCCTACAGCTTTGACCTTATTGCACAATCTTACCATAACCTCTTTTGCGGTTGAGATCGAAAAAATAATAACACAAACGGAGGAGCTTGACGAAGTGGAGTACGAAAAATTCAACATTTAA